The Candidatus Limnocylindrales bacterium genome includes a region encoding these proteins:
- a CDS encoding DUF2849 domain-containing protein, translating into MATPKGTHFVVTANFLASGGPAYRRTDRSWSPRLQDAHPVATEAERDAMLAEAVLEESEVADAYAFPVRLEGSLIDPLTAREEIRASGPSVAYRRPDRTGPSPSGSPGQAEHAPHAAGAAQAERAAQAEG; encoded by the coding sequence ATGGCTACCCCGAAGGGAACACATTTCGTCGTAACCGCGAACTTTCTCGCCAGCGGCGGGCCGGCGTACCGCCGCACCGACCGAAGCTGGTCGCCGCGTCTCCAGGACGCGCATCCTGTCGCAACCGAAGCCGAGCGGGACGCGATGCTGGCGGAAGCCGTGCTCGAGGAAAGCGAGGTTGCCGACGCCTACGCGTTTCCCGTGCGCCTCGAAGGCTCGCTCATCGACCCGCTGACCGCTCGCGAGGAGATCCGCGCGAGCGGGCCGAGCGTGGCGTACCGAAGGCCCGACCGCACCGGGCCTTCACCGTCCGGCAGCCCGGGTCAGGCCGAGCACGCGCCGCACGCAGCGGGTGCCGCGCAGGCCGAGCGCGCGGCGCAGGCAGAAGGATAA
- a CDS encoding LysR family transcriptional regulator, producing MPLNLNHLRIFREVLEQGSITGAASALRISQPAVSRQLAEFEAALGTRLVDRLPRGIRATAAGEMLGERARRIFAEERAAEQDLGELLGLHRGHLAVGASTTIGSYLVPQVFGDFAVRHRDIAIDLRIGNTRAIQNDVLEGELDVGLTEGFADAEPLESEVFLHDEMVLIAGPHASGRPLAGVTSIHAAELANVPFIVREAGSGTREVIEAALAGRGVDVRPHMVLGSTEAIKNAVVLGLGVAIVSRLTVTLECDIGRLREVALADLRIHRALHCVTLRGKRPSPAATEFLALLRERYGAAGESDGAATTPKSSGGSKRKHRKSPLRG from the coding sequence GTGCCGCTCAACCTCAATCATCTGAGGATATTCCGCGAGGTTCTGGAGCAGGGGTCGATCACGGGTGCGGCCTCGGCTCTTCGCATCAGCCAGCCTGCGGTTTCCAGGCAGCTCGCCGAGTTCGAAGCGGCGCTCGGCACGCGGCTGGTCGACCGGCTTCCGAGAGGCATCCGCGCAACCGCCGCCGGCGAGATGCTCGGCGAGCGTGCACGCCGAATTTTTGCCGAGGAGCGCGCGGCCGAGCAGGACCTCGGCGAGCTGCTCGGCCTGCATCGCGGACACCTCGCGGTCGGCGCCAGCACGACCATCGGCAGCTATCTGGTCCCGCAGGTCTTCGGCGACTTCGCCGTGCGCCATCGCGACATTGCGATCGATCTGAGGATCGGCAACACGCGCGCGATCCAGAACGACGTGCTCGAAGGCGAGCTCGACGTCGGACTGACCGAAGGATTCGCCGACGCCGAGCCGCTCGAATCCGAAGTCTTCCTTCACGACGAGATGGTCCTGATCGCCGGTCCCCATGCGTCCGGGCGCCCGCTTGCCGGCGTCACGTCGATTCATGCTGCCGAGCTGGCAAATGTTCCGTTCATCGTGCGCGAAGCCGGCTCGGGAACGCGCGAGGTGATCGAAGCCGCGCTTGCCGGGCGCGGAGTCGATGTCCGGCCGCACATGGTCCTCGGCAGCACCGAAGCCATCAAGAATGCCGTCGTGCTGGGTCTCGGCGTCGCGATCGTTTCGAGGCTGACGGTGACGCTCGAGTGCGACATCGGTCGGTTGCGCGAGGTGGCGCTCGCCGATCTGCGCATCCACCGCGCGCTGCACTGCGTGACGCTGCGGGGAAAGCGGCCGAGCCCGGCGGCGACCGAATTCCTCGCGCTGCTGCGCGAGCGCTACGGCGCGGCCGGCGAGAGCGACGGTGCCGCAACGACGCCGAAGTCTTCGGGCGGATCCAAGCGGAAGCACAGGAAATCTCCGCTTCGCGGATGA
- a CDS encoding RluA family pseudouridine synthase, whose product MPPTAAIRHVVPPGIESVRLVDYLKACLVAVPVTEIGDLITGGFVAIDSRDGGSAFRGRDTDNRGQVGRTIDRLNGGDRISIDAAELARLESTSRWNPPWDHPVAILHEDDDVLVVAKPAGMHVHPLADRRERTLINALVFHAGVRPGHPWGNWRPHVVQRLDRVVAGLLVVARSAEAKAALVREQKRGELSRTYVAMVSGVVERDAGIIDAAIGRDPLVRGRRCVQADGMQRAITHWKVIARREDRTLVELRPETGRTHQLRVHLASIGHPILFDDLYQPADSSPDASCGQSASREIAQNHARAIALHASEVRFRHPRSGDFLCFRLDPPEDFGVVAAPSLSPAAP is encoded by the coding sequence ATGCCGCCGACCGCAGCCATCCGGCACGTCGTCCCGCCGGGCATCGAGTCCGTGCGGCTCGTCGATTATCTCAAGGCGTGCCTGGTCGCCGTTCCCGTCACCGAAATCGGGGACCTCATCACCGGCGGCTTCGTTGCCATCGACTCGCGAGACGGGGGCTCCGCGTTTCGCGGGCGGGATACCGACAATCGCGGTCAGGTGGGACGGACGATCGACAGGCTGAACGGCGGCGACCGGATCTCGATCGACGCCGCAGAGCTCGCCCGCCTCGAAAGCACGTCGCGATGGAATCCGCCGTGGGACCACCCTGTCGCGATCCTGCATGAAGACGACGACGTGCTGGTGGTCGCAAAGCCTGCCGGGATGCACGTGCATCCGCTCGCGGACCGGCGCGAGCGCACCCTCATCAATGCGCTCGTGTTTCACGCCGGGGTGCGGCCGGGCCATCCGTGGGGAAACTGGCGGCCGCATGTCGTGCAGCGGCTCGACCGCGTGGTGGCGGGTCTTCTCGTCGTCGCGAGAAGCGCCGAAGCGAAAGCAGCCCTGGTGCGCGAACAGAAACGCGGCGAGCTCTCGCGCACCTACGTCGCGATGGTCTCCGGCGTGGTCGAGCGCGACGCGGGAATCATCGATGCGGCAATCGGACGCGATCCGCTAGTGCGCGGACGGCGCTGCGTACAGGCCGACGGAATGCAGCGGGCGATCACGCACTGGAAGGTGATCGCGCGCCGCGAGGATCGCACGCTCGTCGAGCTCCGTCCCGAAACCGGACGCACGCACCAGCTTCGCGTGCATCTTGCGAGCATCGGACATCCGATTCTGTTCGACGACCTGTACCAGCCCGCGGACAGCTCGCCGGACGCATCATGCGGGCAATCGGCAAGCCGCGAGATTGCGCAGAACCACGCGCGGGCAATCGCGCTTCACGCCAGCGAAGTTCGCTTCCGTCATCCGCGAAGCGGAGATTTCCTGTGCTTCCGCTTGGATCCGCCCGAAGACTTCGGCGTCGTTGCGGCACCGTCGCTCTCGCCGGCCGCGCCGTAG
- a CDS encoding aminodeoxychorismate/anthranilate synthase component II yields the protein MIDNYDSFTYNLVQYLGELGADVEVHRNDAIDIAGIERLAPEGIVISPGPCTPNEAGISLELVQSFAGRIPILGVCLGHQSIGQVFGGRVIRAPRLMHGKTSLIHHDGRGIFRDLENPFIATRYHSLIVERSTLPDVLEISAWTDEGEIMGLRHRTLAVDGVQFHPESILTLEGKHLLANFLATLPKHAKAA from the coding sequence ATGATCGATAACTATGACTCGTTCACCTACAACCTCGTGCAGTATCTCGGGGAGCTCGGTGCCGACGTCGAAGTGCATCGCAACGATGCGATCGACATCGCCGGTATCGAACGGCTCGCTCCCGAAGGCATCGTGATTTCGCCCGGACCGTGCACGCCGAACGAGGCCGGAATTTCGCTCGAGCTCGTCCAGTCGTTTGCAGGACGTATTCCGATCCTCGGCGTGTGCCTCGGGCATCAGAGCATCGGACAGGTTTTCGGTGGGCGCGTCATTCGCGCGCCGCGGTTGATGCACGGCAAGACGTCGCTGATCCACCACGACGGACGCGGGATCTTCCGCGACCTCGAGAATCCGTTCATCGCCACCCGCTACCATTCGCTGATCGTCGAGCGCAGCACGCTGCCCGACGTGCTCGAGATCAGCGCGTGGACCGACGAAGGCGAGATCATGGGGCTTCGCCATCGCACGCTGGCTGTGGACGGCGTACAGTTTCATCCCGAGTCGATCCTGACCCTCGAGGGCAAGCACCTGCTCGCAAATTTCCTCGCGACGCTGCCGAAGCACGCCAAAGCCGCGTAA
- a CDS encoding DUF72 domain-containing protein: MRTRRDADESDLFDVRVLALLDRECAAIACFMDRLFVGTSGWIYKSWGGSFYPSGSGRVDRLEFYADHFRSVEINASFYRLQNPEVVRGWYRRSPPGFRFAVKGSRFITHMKRLAVEPQSIKVFFDRARLLREKCGPILWQLPPTMRFDPERLDRFLASVPRRFRHAVEFRHPSWYESDETFALLAKHRAAHVWLSSLAMPENTTRTTDFVYLRFHGLAGGAAHDYTKAELRPWAELCRQAVSSDIDVHAYFNNDANTRAPLNARVFRDMVESGQVAVRRRRTA, encoded by the coding sequence ATGCGGACGCGTCGCGACGCGGACGAGTCCGACCTTTTCGACGTGCGCGTTCTTGCGCTGCTGGATCGGGAATGCGCTGCTATAGCGTGTTTCATGGATCGCCTTTTCGTCGGCACCAGCGGATGGATCTACAAGAGCTGGGGCGGATCGTTTTACCCTTCCGGTTCCGGACGCGTCGACCGCCTCGAATTCTATGCGGACCATTTCCGATCCGTCGAGATCAATGCGAGCTTTTATCGGCTGCAGAACCCCGAGGTCGTGCGCGGATGGTACCGGCGCTCGCCGCCGGGATTCCGCTTCGCGGTCAAGGGCAGCCGCTTCATTACCCATATGAAACGGCTTGCGGTCGAGCCGCAGTCGATCAAGGTCTTCTTCGATCGTGCCCGGCTGCTCAGGGAGAAGTGCGGTCCCATCCTGTGGCAGCTTCCACCGACGATGCGTTTCGATCCCGAACGGCTCGACCGCTTCCTTGCGTCTGTTCCCAGGCGCTTCCGCCACGCCGTCGAGTTCCGCCATCCGTCGTGGTACGAGAGCGACGAGACGTTCGCGCTTCTGGCGAAGCATCGCGCGGCGCACGTCTGGCTGAGCTCGCTTGCGATGCCGGAAAACACGACGCGCACGACGGATTTCGTCTATCTCCGCTTTCACGGTCTCGCGGGCGGAGCCGCCCACGACTACACCAAGGCCGAGCTGCGGCCATGGGCCGAGCTGTGCCGGCAAGCCGTGAGCTCCGACATCGACGTGCACGCGTATTTCAACAACGACGCGAACACGCGCGCGCCGCTCAACGCCAGAGTCTTTCGCGACATGGTCGAGTCGGGCCAAGTCGCCGTCAGGCGACGCCGGACTGCATGA